The Nycticebus coucang isolate mNycCou1 chromosome 2, mNycCou1.pri, whole genome shotgun sequence genome includes a window with the following:
- the LOC128571098 gene encoding lactoylglutathione lyase yields the protein MAEPQPASGGLTDEAALSCCSEADPSTKDFLLQQTMLRIKDPKKSLDFYTRVLGMTLLEKLDFPTMKFSLYFLAYEDKNDIPKDKDEKVSWVFSRKATLELTHNWGTEDDEAQSYHNGNSDPRGFGHIGIAVPDVHSACKRFEELGVKFVKKPDDGKMKGLAFIQDPDGYWIEILNPNKMRALV from the coding sequence ATGGCAGAGCCGCAGCCTGCCTCCGGAGGCCTAACAGACGAGGCCGCCCTCAGTTGCTGCTCCGAAGCGGACCCCAGCACCAAGGATTTTCTATTGCAGCAAACCATGCTACGAATTAAGGATCCTAAGAAGTCACTGGATTTTTATACTAGAGTTCTTGGAATGACGCTACTCGAAAAATTAGATTTTCCTACTATGAAATTTTCACTCTATTTCTTGGCTTATGAGGATAAAAATGACATCCCCaaagataaagatgaaaaagTGTCATGGGTGTTCTCCAGAAAAGCTACACTTGAGCTGACACACAATTGGGGCACTGAAGATGATGAGGCCCAGAGTTACCACAATGGCAATTCAGACCCTCGAGGATTTGGTCACATTGGAATTGCTGTTCCTGATGTACACAGTGCCTGTAAAAGATTTGAAGAACTGGGAGTCAAATTTGTGAAGAAACCTGATGATGGTAAAATGAAAGGCCTGGCATTTATTCAGGACCCTGATGGCTACTGGATTGAAATTTTGAATCCTAACAAAATGAGAGCTCTCGTTTAG
- the LOC128596353 gene encoding olfactory receptor 13C7-like: MEASNQSTVTEFVLLGLSAHPKLEKTFFVLILSMYLVILLGNGIFILVTVSDPCLHTPMYFFLGNLSFLDICYTTSSVPLVLDGFLTPRKTISFSGCAVQMFLSFAMGATECVLLGMMAFDRYVAICNPLRYPVVMSKSAYVPMAAGSWVAGGANSLVQISLAAQLPFCGDNVINHFICEILAVLKLACADISINVISMGVANVIFLGFPVLFIFISYIFILTTILKIPSAEGRKKAFSTCSAHLTVVVIFYGTILFMYGKPKSKDPLGADKQDLSDKLISLFYGLLTPMLNPIIYSLRNKDVKTAVRNLVAQKSFSV, from the coding sequence ATGGAAGCATCCAACCAGTCTACTGTGACAGAATTTGTCTTGCTGGGCCTCTCTGCTCATCCAAAACTAGAGAAAACATTCTTCGTGCTCATCCTGTCAATGTATCTGGTGATCTTGCTGGGCAATGGGATCTTCATCCTGGTGACTGTGTCTGACCCCTGCCTGCACACACCCATGTACTTTTTCCTAGGGAACCTCTCTTTCCTAGACATCTGCTACACAACCTCCTCAGTCCCTCTGGTCCTGGATGGCTTCCTCACTCCCAGGAAAACCATCTCCTTCTCAGGCTGTGCTGTGCAGATGTTTCTCTCCTTTGCCATGGGAGCCACAGAGTGTGTGCTCCTGGGCATGATGGCATTTGAtcgctatgtggccatctgcaaCCCTCTTAGGTACCCTGTGGTCATGAGCAAGTCTGCTTATGTGCCCATGGCTGCTGGCTCCTGGGTGGCTGGTGGAGCCAACTCCTTGGTGCAGATCTCACTTGCAGCACAGTTACCCTTCTGTGGGGACAATGTCATCAACCATTTCATCTGTGAGATCCTGGCAGTTCTGAAGTTGGCCTGTGCTGACATCTCCATCAATGTGATCAGCATGGGGGTGGCCAATGTGATCTTCCTGGGCTTCCCAGTTCTGTTCATCTTTATCTCCTACATCTTTATACTCACCACTATCTTAAAGATACCCTCAGCTGAGGGGAGGAAAAAGGCCTTTTCCACCTGCTCTGCTCATCTTACTGTGGTGGTCATTTTCTATGGGACCATCCTCTTCATGTATGGGAAGCCCAAGTCTAAGGATCCGCTGGGAGCAGACAAACAGGACCTTTCAGACAAACTCATTTCCCTCTTTTATGGACTGCTAACCCCCATGTTGAACCCTATCATCTACAGCCTGAGGAACAAGGATGTTAAGACTGCTGTGAGGAACCTGGTGGCTCAGAAAAGCTTCTCCGTGTAA